Proteins encoded together in one Bacteroides zoogleoformans window:
- the xyl3A gene encoding xylan 1,4-beta-xylosidase, producing MKKVFLFVVCVLCALLVKAEKEPYRNPDLSSTERAKDLLSRLTLEEKAQLMCDVSEAIPRLGIKKFNWWSEALHGVANQGNVTVFPEPIGMAASFNEDLLFRIFTATSDEMRAKYNERMRNGQEDERFHSLSVWTPNVNIFRDPRWGRGQETYGEDPYLTSQMGIAVVKGLQGPENEKYRKLLACAKHYAVHSGPEWSRHSANLNNVSPRDLWETYLPAFKALVQKADVREVMCAYQRLDDDPCCGNSRLLQQILCDEWGFKYMVVSDCGAISDFWTSHKSSSTAMHAAAKGVLAGTDVECGFGYAYTELPKAVKQGLISEEEIDKHVLRLLEGRFELGEMDDPSLVSWSKIPASVINCDAHKKLALEMSRQTMTLLQNKNNVLPLSKSAGKIAVIGPNADEKAMLWGNYNGTPNRTVTILDGIRGKLGKNKVTYLRGCDLVNNRILESYLDQCGIDGRPGIKATFWNNPDRAGEPVSSLRTTRPINVTTYGQHTFGPGVNLEKFSAKYETVFRPKESSEVLLSMEGCSYFELFVNGESMRKERTWRTTDTRTLLQVEKGKEYKIEILYAQVENWAANLKFNLGKETDIDYGQSIARLKGIETVVFVGGISPQLEGEEMPVELPGFKGGDRTDIELPAVQRNFLKALKEAGKKVILVNCSGSAIALLPETESCDAILQAWYGGELGGEAVADVLFGDYNPSGKLPVTFYKSSDQLPDYEDYSMKGRTYRYMSDALFPFGYGLSYTDFSFGEARADKAKRTLIVPVSNTGKRAGTEVVQVYVRKVGDTDGPLKSLKAYQRVSLKPGESKDVVLQLSDEAFEFFDHSTNTMRVTPGARYEVFYGNSSKDEDLKMIVMD from the coding sequence ATGAAAAAAGTTTTTTTATTTGTTGTCTGCGTCCTCTGCGCCCTGCTGGTGAAAGCAGAAAAAGAGCCATACCGGAATCCTGATTTAAGTTCGACGGAAAGAGCGAAGGACTTGCTCTCGCGTCTTACATTGGAAGAAAAAGCACAACTAATGTGCGACGTCTCCGAAGCCATTCCCCGGCTGGGAATCAAGAAGTTCAACTGGTGGAGCGAGGCGCTGCACGGCGTGGCCAATCAGGGAAACGTCACCGTGTTTCCCGAACCGATAGGAATGGCGGCCTCGTTCAACGAAGACCTGTTGTTCCGCATCTTCACCGCCACATCCGACGAGATGCGTGCCAAGTACAACGAGCGTATGCGCAACGGGCAGGAAGATGAACGCTTCCACAGCCTCTCGGTATGGACCCCCAACGTAAACATCTTCCGCGACCCGCGCTGGGGACGCGGACAGGAAACCTACGGCGAAGACCCTTACCTGACATCGCAGATGGGAATAGCCGTGGTGAAGGGATTGCAAGGCCCTGAAAACGAGAAATACCGCAAGCTGCTGGCCTGCGCCAAGCACTATGCCGTACACAGCGGCCCGGAGTGGAGCCGCCACTCGGCCAACTTGAACAACGTGAGTCCCCGCGATTTGTGGGAGACCTACCTGCCTGCCTTCAAAGCATTGGTGCAGAAGGCCGATGTGCGCGAGGTGATGTGTGCCTACCAGCGTCTGGACGATGACCCCTGCTGTGGCAACAGCCGTCTGCTCCAACAAATCCTGTGCGACGAATGGGGCTTCAAGTACATGGTGGTTTCGGATTGCGGTGCCATCTCCGATTTCTGGACTTCGCACAAGTCTTCGTCCACCGCCATGCATGCCGCCGCCAAAGGTGTGTTGGCCGGTACGGATGTGGAGTGCGGCTTCGGCTATGCCTACACCGAACTGCCCAAAGCCGTGAAGCAGGGACTGATTTCGGAAGAGGAGATAGACAAGCATGTGCTCCGCCTGCTCGAAGGCCGTTTTGAGCTGGGTGAGATGGACGACCCCTCGTTGGTGTCGTGGTCTAAGATTCCGGCATCGGTCATCAATTGCGACGCGCACAAAAAACTTGCTCTTGAGATGTCAAGACAAACCATGACCTTGTTACAGAATAAGAATAATGTGCTGCCGTTGAGCAAGTCTGCCGGCAAGATTGCCGTTATCGGTCCGAATGCCGACGAGAAGGCCATGCTTTGGGGAAACTACAACGGGACGCCCAACCGAACCGTCACCATTCTGGATGGCATACGCGGTAAACTCGGCAAGAACAAAGTGACCTACCTGAGAGGTTGCGACTTGGTGAACAACCGCATTCTGGAATCCTATCTCGACCAATGCGGGATAGACGGTAGACCCGGCATCAAGGCCACTTTCTGGAATAATCCCGACCGCGCAGGCGAACCGGTTTCCTCGCTTCGCACCACTCGCCCCATCAACGTGACCACTTACGGGCAACATACGTTCGGTCCGGGCGTCAACCTCGAAAAGTTCTCTGCCAAATATGAGACGGTGTTCAGACCGAAAGAATCGAGCGAGGTACTTCTCAGCATGGAAGGATGCAGCTATTTCGAACTGTTCGTCAACGGCGAGTCCATGCGCAAGGAACGCACGTGGCGTACCACCGACACACGCACCCTGCTGCAAGTGGAAAAAGGAAAAGAATATAAGATAGAGATATTGTATGCACAGGTAGAGAATTGGGCGGCCAACCTCAAGTTCAATCTTGGGAAAGAGACCGACATCGACTACGGACAGAGCATAGCCCGGCTGAAAGGCATTGAGACTGTTGTGTTTGTAGGAGGAATCTCTCCGCAATTGGAGGGTGAGGAGATGCCGGTGGAACTGCCCGGATTCAAAGGTGGCGACCGCACCGACATCGAACTGCCTGCCGTGCAGCGCAACTTCTTGAAGGCTTTGAAAGAAGCGGGAAAGAAAGTGATTCTGGTCAACTGTTCAGGTTCGGCCATTGCCCTGCTGCCCGAAACGGAGAGCTGCGACGCCATCCTTCAGGCTTGGTATGGTGGCGAACTGGGCGGCGAAGCGGTGGCCGACGTGCTGTTTGGCGACTATAACCCTTCGGGCAAGTTGCCGGTGACATTCTACAAATCGAGCGACCAACTGCCCGATTACGAAGATTATTCAATGAAAGGGCGCACCTATCGTTATATGTCCGATGCGTTGTTTCCTTTCGGCTACGGATTGAGTTACACCGACTTCAGCTTCGGCGAGGCACGGGCGGACAAGGCGAAACGCACACTGATCGTGCCCGTGAGCAACACCGGTAAGCGTGCCGGTACGGAGGTAGTGCAGGTGTACGTGCGTAAAGTGGGCGACACCGACGGACCGTTGAAGAGCCTGAAAGCTTATCAGCGTGTCTCCCTGAAGCCGGGCGAAAGCAAGGACGTGGTGCTGCAACTCTCGGACGAGGCGTTTGAATTCTTCGACCACAGCACGAACACCATGCGCGTGACGCCGGGTGCCCGGTATGAGGTGTTCTACGGCAACAGTTCCAAGGATGAAGACCTGAAGATGATAGTGATGGATTGA
- a CDS encoding endo-1,4-beta-xylanase yields the protein MRNKKTVLAGLLAIVVAACGAQTAVKKEATLKDALGDKFLIGTALNTRQSSGQDTNAVKVVKKHFNTIVAENCMKSEVLQPEEGRYDFRQADEFVKFGEDNGMTVTGHCLIWHSQCPRWFLVDKDGKNVSAEVLKQRMKEHITTVVSRYKGRILGWDVVNEAIMEDGSYRKSKFYEILGEEFIPLAFQYAHEADPEAELYYNDYNMHEPGKRATVVKLVNDLKKRGLRIDAVGMQGHVGMDYPDLSEFEASMEAYAATGAKVMITEFDMSALPTISRSANVADRVDFEKKTLNPYPDGLPDSVSLEWNARMETFMNLFIKHADYVTRVTAWGVSDRDSWKNNFPMRGRTDYPLFFDREYRPKPFVQKLIDGAAK from the coding sequence ATGAGAAACAAGAAAACAGTATTGGCCGGCCTGCTTGCCATCGTGGTGGCGGCTTGCGGTGCGCAGACAGCCGTAAAGAAAGAGGCGACGTTGAAAGATGCGTTAGGCGATAAGTTCCTTATCGGCACGGCGTTGAACACGCGGCAGTCGTCCGGACAAGACACGAATGCCGTGAAGGTGGTGAAAAAACATTTCAATACCATTGTGGCCGAGAACTGCATGAAGAGCGAAGTGCTTCAGCCCGAAGAGGGGCGTTATGACTTCCGTCAGGCCGACGAGTTCGTGAAGTTCGGCGAAGACAACGGCATGACGGTGACGGGACATTGCCTTATCTGGCACTCGCAGTGCCCCCGTTGGTTCTTGGTGGACAAAGACGGGAAGAACGTTTCGGCCGAAGTGCTGAAGCAACGCATGAAAGAACACATCACAACTGTTGTGAGCCGCTACAAAGGCCGCATCCTCGGTTGGGACGTGGTGAACGAGGCAATTATGGAAGACGGTTCGTACCGCAAGAGCAAGTTCTACGAGATATTGGGCGAGGAGTTCATTCCGCTTGCTTTCCAATATGCCCACGAGGCCGACCCCGAAGCGGAGCTCTACTACAACGACTACAACATGCACGAACCCGGCAAGCGCGCCACGGTGGTGAAATTGGTGAACGACCTGAAGAAGCGCGGCCTGCGCATCGATGCCGTGGGCATGCAGGGGCACGTAGGCATGGACTATCCCGACCTGTCGGAGTTTGAGGCAAGCATGGAAGCTTATGCGGCAACCGGTGCGAAGGTGATGATTACGGAGTTCGACATGAGCGCACTGCCCACCATCAGCCGCTCGGCCAACGTGGCAGACAGGGTGGATTTTGAGAAGAAGACGTTGAATCCCTATCCCGACGGCCTGCCCGACAGCGTTTCACTGGAATGGAACGCACGCATGGAGACGTTCATGAACCTCTTCATCAAGCACGCCGACTACGTGACCCGTGTGACGGCATGGGGCGTGAGCGACCGCGACTCATGGAAGAACAACTTCCCGATGCGCGGACGCACGGACTATCCGCTGTTCTTCGACCGCGAATATCGTCCGAAACCTTTCGTGCAGAAACTCATCGACGGCGCAGCGAAGTAA
- a CDS encoding endo-1,4-beta-xylanase yields MRKLLSLLFVATLFSCADDVIMDYKIDKPASLEQYEYLNAYEALKNYVDRASNPNFKLGLAISVNQFLEKGGVYALACSNFDELTAGNAMKYSSVVRDNGAMDFSTVANFVNLAKAANLTIYGHTLAWHSQQNNKYLNSLIKDKELKVDPNAANNFIVYNTGTAGANPWDKQAIYSLPVALEAGADYTLTVDIKASDACQCGLWPIWDASPNKNQWGGSNDVQYLNENTIGTQWATYTWKFNAAFTHDKLQFVFGKHGGTICFDNLVLVKDGTDANLIKNGDFAEAATTGWGNNWQGPSFEIGKEGTASAIYYLNQVENSKMQAGGSMANFVVREKGKADVPGTIIEGQGPEGMNCTKITSVANPSQDWDTQFFIYTPNKEWASGQKYKISFWYKASAEADCSTQCHGEPGAYKHWAMLPQNPHFTQEWQYYEATGSIPAEGAGMKSIAFNLNVDKNAVTYYFANIVWESEEKGNTIPLTPAEKKDTLTWAMNNWVEGMMKATGGYVTTWDVVNEAIAGGGDDGEGFYPLQSAKNVSAEDAKNNFYWQDYLGSEDYVRIVIAAARKYYAENGGTAPLKLFINDYNLESDWDDNKKAKSLVHWIEKWESDGVTKIDGIGTQMHVSCHANAAMQKSKEEHVVKMFEILAKSGKLVKISELDMGYVNEDGKSVKTADMTEAQHKAMAEYYKFIVKKYFEIIPAAQRYGITQWCATDSPADSGWRGGEPVGLWDANYNRKHTYAGFADGLAGK; encoded by the coding sequence ATGAGAAAGTTACTATCATTATTATTTGTGGCTACATTGTTCTCTTGCGCCGATGATGTGATTATGGACTACAAAATAGACAAACCGGCATCTTTGGAACAGTACGAATACCTCAACGCTTACGAGGCATTGAAAAATTATGTAGACCGCGCAAGCAATCCGAACTTTAAGCTGGGATTGGCCATTTCTGTCAATCAGTTTCTGGAGAAAGGTGGAGTTTATGCCCTGGCATGTTCCAATTTCGATGAGCTGACAGCGGGCAATGCCATGAAGTATAGCTCTGTGGTTAGAGATAATGGTGCAATGGATTTTTCTACTGTCGCCAATTTTGTGAATCTGGCAAAAGCTGCAAATCTCACTATCTACGGGCATACGTTGGCTTGGCATTCGCAACAGAACAATAAGTATCTGAATTCGCTGATCAAGGATAAGGAACTTAAGGTAGATCCAAATGCGGCGAATAATTTTATTGTCTACAATACGGGTACTGCCGGTGCAAATCCTTGGGATAAGCAAGCAATTTACTCGCTTCCGGTGGCATTGGAAGCCGGTGCTGACTATACACTGACTGTTGACATTAAAGCTTCTGATGCTTGCCAATGCGGCCTTTGGCCCATCTGGGATGCGAGTCCTAATAAGAACCAATGGGGTGGAAGTAATGATGTGCAATACTTGAATGAAAATACTATCGGTACCCAATGGGCTACTTATACATGGAAGTTCAATGCTGCATTTACTCACGATAAATTGCAGTTTGTGTTTGGAAAGCATGGCGGTACAATCTGTTTTGATAACCTTGTGCTTGTAAAAGATGGTACGGACGCCAACCTCATTAAAAACGGTGATTTTGCGGAGGCTGCTACAACCGGTTGGGGAAATAACTGGCAAGGGCCTTCCTTTGAAATTGGTAAGGAAGGTACAGCTTCTGCCATTTATTACCTTAATCAGGTAGAGAATAGTAAAATGCAGGCTGGAGGAAGCATGGCTAACTTTGTCGTTCGCGAGAAAGGTAAAGCTGATGTACCCGGTACTATTATTGAAGGACAAGGTCCGGAAGGTATGAATTGCACGAAGATAACTTCTGTTGCAAATCCTAGTCAAGATTGGGATACTCAATTCTTTATTTATACCCCTAATAAAGAATGGGCAAGTGGGCAGAAATATAAAATTTCTTTTTGGTATAAAGCTTCTGCTGAAGCAGATTGTTCAACACAATGTCATGGCGAACCGGGAGCTTATAAGCATTGGGCTATGCTTCCTCAAAATCCTCATTTCACACAAGAGTGGCAGTACTATGAAGCGACGGGAAGTATTCCGGCAGAGGGTGCCGGTATGAAATCTATCGCCTTTAATCTCAACGTAGACAAAAATGCCGTAACATATTATTTTGCCAATATTGTTTGGGAATCGGAGGAAAAGGGAAATACTATCCCCCTCACTCCTGCCGAGAAGAAAGACACCCTTACATGGGCTATGAACAACTGGGTGGAAGGTATGATGAAAGCAACGGGTGGTTATGTCACTACTTGGGATGTGGTGAACGAAGCCATCGCAGGCGGTGGCGATGACGGCGAAGGCTTCTATCCTTTGCAATCCGCCAAGAACGTATCGGCAGAAGATGCCAAGAACAACTTCTATTGGCAAGACTACTTGGGAAGCGAAGACTATGTACGTATCGTGATAGCTGCTGCCCGCAAGTATTATGCCGAAAACGGTGGTACGGCTCCGTTGAAGCTCTTCATCAACGACTACAATCTGGAATCCGACTGGGACGACAATAAGAAAGCCAAGAGTTTGGTACACTGGATTGAGAAGTGGGAATCCGACGGCGTGACGAAGATTGACGGTATCGGCACACAGATGCACGTAAGCTGCCATGCCAATGCTGCCATGCAGAAGAGCAAGGAAGAGCACGTGGTGAAGATGTTCGAGATTCTGGCCAAAAGCGGCAAGTTAGTGAAGATTTCCGAACTCGACATGGGCTATGTGAACGAAGACGGCAAGAGCGTGAAGACGGCAGACATGACCGAAGCGCAGCATAAAGCGATGGCCGAGTACTATAAGTTCATCGTGAAGAAGTACTTCGAGATTATTCCTGCTGCACAGCGATATGGCATCACCCAGTGGTGTGCCACCGACAGTCCTGCCGATTCGGGTTGGCGCGGTGGCGAACCCGTAGGTTTGTGGGATGCCAACTACAACCGTAAACACACTTACGCAGGCTTTGCCGATGGCTTGGCAGGAAAATAA
- a CDS encoding DUF5627 domain-containing protein, which yields MKLINILSVLAVGALMASCENLTVTFPDYEGGTSVYFAYQYPVRTLILGNSTTTPVDNDRKCIIYGAMGGAYKGKDITVDIKVDNTLTDNLYFPDGSVVQPMPAEYYTLGSDKLIYGGDYMGGVEVQFTDAFFADPKALKNTYVIPLMMTGVKGADRILAGTPLIEGDKPAHTNSEYWSVQPKDYVLYCVKFINPWHATYLRRGVDVITENGKTTTVVRHTGDVEKNEVCKMTTSGLKQTLYPVTTTVASTQAKLACDLLLTFNDKNECVITSATAGYTASGSGKFVEAGEKKSFGNKDRDVMYLEYNIDFGAQKYATKDTLVVQTRGVVAEWFTPTYKAN from the coding sequence ATGAAACTAATTAATATATTATCAGTATTGGCAGTGGGGGCATTGATGGCTTCTTGCGAAAATCTAACAGTTACGTTTCCTGATTATGAGGGAGGTACTTCCGTGTATTTCGCCTATCAATATCCGGTACGCACACTGATCTTGGGAAACAGTACAACCACCCCTGTGGATAATGACCGTAAGTGCATCATCTATGGTGCAATGGGTGGAGCTTATAAGGGAAAGGATATCACGGTAGACATTAAAGTGGACAACACCTTGACGGATAATCTTTATTTTCCCGATGGTTCGGTTGTGCAGCCCATGCCTGCCGAATATTATACCTTAGGAAGTGATAAACTTATTTATGGTGGAGACTATATGGGAGGTGTGGAAGTACAGTTCACTGATGCTTTCTTTGCCGATCCCAAGGCCTTGAAGAACACGTATGTAATTCCTCTGATGATGACGGGGGTAAAAGGGGCTGATAGAATACTGGCCGGCACTCCCCTGATTGAAGGCGATAAGCCTGCACACACAAATTCGGAGTATTGGAGTGTACAACCCAAAGATTATGTGCTCTATTGCGTGAAGTTCATCAACCCTTGGCATGCTACTTATTTGCGTAGGGGAGTGGATGTTATTACCGAGAATGGAAAAACAACAACGGTAGTAAGACATACCGGCGATGTAGAGAAAAATGAGGTATGTAAAATGACCACGTCGGGTCTGAAGCAAACGCTTTATCCCGTTACCACCACCGTGGCATCTACTCAGGCAAAACTGGCTTGCGACTTATTGCTTACCTTCAATGATAAGAATGAATGTGTGATTACCTCTGCCACTGCCGGATACACAGCATCCGGTTCCGGAAAGTTTGTGGAAGCAGGCGAGAAAAAGAGCTTTGGAAACAAAGACAGAGATGTGATGTATTTGGAGTATAACATTGATTTTGGAGCACAGAAGTATGCTACAAAGGATACACTGGTAGTACAAACACGTGGCGTGGTGGCAGAGTGGTTTACTCCTACATATAAAGCTAATTAA
- a CDS encoding RagB/SusD family nutrient uptake outer membrane protein yields MKIKNIIGCVALLATFTACDDMFSPAIENNRGIQEMYNEPAYAQGLLGYAYAMLPYDTRSVSDVATDDAVTNDRSNNLQKMAQGAWNSANNPVSQWQARKATIQYLNIFLENVDKVVWAKDEKVNAMYCDHLKGEAYALRALNMYYLLMAHAGKTSDGRMLGVPKLTSSEGASSDFNLPRNTFQECLDMIFEDIDAALQLLPLDYVNVKDADIPAKYKANGVTNAGDYNRVFGTYMRGRMSARIAEAIRAQVALLATSPAFIEGTTINQATAADYAAIVLDRIGGVSGIAPKGHTWFMNTAEIDNLGSGAVPAEIIWRGNISNGDADWDIGLQTEKDNFPPSLYGNGRINPTQNLVDAFPMANGYPIDDALSGYSKKSPYVGRDPRLAQYIIYDGANFKGKTITTGTYTSDNDGLNKQATSTRTGYYMRKLLREDCSANPSALNAQKHYTARIRYTEIFLAYAESANEAWGPTGKGNHAYSAYDVIKAIRARAGVGADNGDAYLESIKNDKDKMRQLIRNERRIELCFENKRFWDLRRWKAPLTEPAQGMQVSKAGDELTYTEIKVEDRVYKDYMYYGPIPYDETMKWGNLEQNAGW; encoded by the coding sequence ATGAAAATAAAAAACATCATAGGATGCGTGGCGTTGCTCGCCACATTTACGGCATGTGATGATATGTTTTCGCCTGCTATCGAAAACAATAGAGGTATACAGGAGATGTATAACGAACCGGCCTATGCCCAAGGACTTCTGGGATATGCCTATGCCATGCTCCCTTATGACACCCGAAGTGTGAGCGATGTGGCCACAGATGATGCCGTAACGAACGACCGGTCGAATAATCTGCAGAAAATGGCTCAAGGGGCTTGGAACTCTGCTAACAATCCGGTGTCTCAATGGCAGGCTCGTAAGGCCACCATTCAATATCTCAATATTTTTCTTGAAAATGTAGATAAGGTGGTGTGGGCCAAAGACGAGAAAGTCAATGCGATGTATTGCGACCATTTGAAAGGTGAGGCTTATGCGCTTCGTGCCTTGAACATGTATTATTTGCTGATGGCTCATGCAGGAAAAACATCGGATGGGCGGATGTTGGGTGTTCCTAAATTGACAAGCTCTGAAGGAGCTTCTTCGGATTTCAATCTGCCAAGAAATACGTTTCAAGAGTGCTTGGACATGATCTTTGAAGATATTGATGCTGCTTTGCAATTGCTTCCTTTGGATTATGTGAATGTGAAAGATGCTGATATCCCTGCAAAGTATAAAGCAAATGGTGTAACAAATGCCGGTGACTACAACCGGGTGTTTGGTACTTACATGCGTGGCCGTATGAGTGCGCGCATTGCAGAAGCCATTCGGGCACAAGTAGCTTTGTTGGCCACCAGTCCCGCTTTCATAGAGGGTACCACGATCAATCAAGCAACAGCTGCCGATTATGCTGCAATAGTGTTGGATCGCATAGGCGGTGTTTCAGGTATTGCTCCTAAGGGACATACGTGGTTTATGAATACGGCAGAGATTGATAATTTAGGTTCGGGAGCTGTGCCGGCCGAAATTATCTGGCGCGGAAATATATCCAATGGAGATGCTGATTGGGATATCGGGCTTCAGACCGAAAAAGACAATTTCCCTCCTTCGCTCTATGGCAACGGACGTATCAATCCTACTCAGAATTTGGTAGATGCTTTCCCTATGGCCAATGGATATCCCATTGATGATGCGTTGAGCGGTTATTCAAAAAAGTCTCCTTATGTTGGTCGTGACCCGCGTTTGGCACAGTACATCATCTATGATGGTGCAAACTTCAAAGGAAAAACAATTACTACAGGTACCTATACTTCCGACAATGATGGGCTGAACAAGCAAGCTACTTCTACTCGTACCGGATATTACATGCGTAAGCTCTTGCGTGAAGATTGTAGTGCCAATCCCAGTGCACTGAATGCGCAGAAGCACTATACGGCACGAATCCGTTACACAGAGATTTTTCTGGCTTATGCTGAGTCTGCCAACGAAGCATGGGGACCTACCGGTAAAGGAAATCACGCATACAGTGCGTATGATGTTATCAAAGCCATCCGTGCTCGCGCAGGGGTAGGTGCGGATAACGGGGATGCCTACTTGGAGAGCATTAAGAACGACAAAGACAAGATGCGTCAGCTTATTCGCAATGAACGTCGCATAGAGCTTTGTTTCGAGAATAAGCGTTTCTGGGACTTGCGTCGTTGGAAAGCTCCTTTGACCGAGCCGGCTCAAGGCATGCAGGTGAGCAAAGCAGGCGATGAACTGACCTATACGGAGATTAAAGTAGAAGACAGAGTATATAAGGATTATATGTACTATGGTCCTATACCTTATGACGAAACGATGAAATGGGGAAACCTGGAACAAAATGCAGGTTGGTAA